The following are from one region of the Vitis riparia cultivar Riparia Gloire de Montpellier isolate 1030 chromosome 14, EGFV_Vit.rip_1.0, whole genome shotgun sequence genome:
- the LOC117930303 gene encoding uncharacterized protein LOC117930303, which translates to MDHRANVSAPVSMAYAAQGRNKGRDMHVVQCFSCKDFGHIARDYPKKFSNYCKKQAHIIFACPIRPEMKQGNAYHASTGASSSVALPAASSIVPISAPTALANLNTLTPKMD; encoded by the exons ATGGACCATCGGGCTAATGTTAGTGCACCTGTTTCTATGGCTTATGCAGCACAGGGGCGGAATAAGGGTCGAGACATGCATGTTGTCCAGTGCTTTAGTTGTAAAGATTTTGGTCACATTGCTCGGGATTATCCCAAGAAGTTTAGTAACTACTGCAAGAAACAAGCTCATATCATCTTTGCTTGTCCCATTCGGCCTGAAATGAAGCAGGGTAATGCTTATCATGCTTCCACTGGTGCCTCTAGTTCTGTTGCATTGCCTGCTGCCTCGTCGATTGTTCCAATTTCTGCTCCTACAGCCTTAGCAAACCTGAACACACTCACTCCTAAAATG GATTAA